The DNA window AGGGGGTTCTGGCTTCCCGGAGTCTCACGGTGACCATGGCTGCCTCCCGGACCCCAGGGAGAGTCGGAGGGAGCGGGGGTCCCAAGGGGAGCAGGCAGGCCCGGCCTGGcggctgctgtcagcacatcaCCCACAGCAAACCCGCACAGCCCGGCCGGCACACCCTCCCCTTCAGGACCAGCGGGGCGGCTGCCAAatgcagggctgtggggaggtGTGCTTTCCGGAGGTCAGTCTCCCTGCCTGTCCTGTCCGGCTGCAAAGCTCTGCAGAAATCTGGAAGGAATTGCTGTCTGGACCCCGGCGCCCCTGAAGCAAGGAAGAAGCCAGGGTTTTCCTTCCTTGAAGATGTGCCCAGTGCTCGCGGGCAGGCACGGCCGATCATGGGGCAGCAAGCCAGGGTCTGCCCATTTAGACGCAGCGGCCTCTCCGCTCACCCTCGGAAGCCCCGCCACTGCGCCATCACTGGCACTTGGTGACACCTGAGGGCCCTCCCAGTGCTGTGTTTCACGCCTTCGAGCCTGCAGACGACCCCATGAGGTTGCAAGTAGAattctccccatttcacagatagggttactgaggcccagagaggctcagGCTTGGCCTGCTAGGTGTCCGCTGCGGCTCCAGCCGCGCCTGGCCCCACCAGGGGCCGAGAGTCCGTCCCTCGGGCCCCGTCTCAACCCCACAGATCCCCTGGTTAGTAAGGGTCCGCCAGGAGCCTGGTcctcgtgggggaggggcacaagcTAGAACAACAAAGTGTCGCTGCAAAGCTCTTGCCCCGGGCTCTGGCCTCCCTAAGAGCGCCCAGTGAGAGCAcgcgtgcacgcacgcacacattgCACTCTGCGCAtgctccccgctccagagtctcACTCACCCAGCACACAGTGCTCACACACTcctacacacacacgcacacacacaaagtcaCACACATCCTCACATGCACGGCACAcagcacactcacacacacaaacgtCTGTGCCGACACACCTACGCACATTCACAAGTGCAGTGCATGCCGGTCCTCACACTCGTGTGCTCACGCAACGCACACCCTCACACTCACGCACTCACGCACTGACACCGATTTGCACCCGTACACTCATGCGCTCACATGCTCACGTTTGTACGctcacacattcacacattcGTGTGCTCACACGCACCCCCTCCCAGCTGGTTGGTTGGTTCTCGAACTGCCAACACTGCATCATGTCAGGAAAAGTGAGAGCCAACCAGCACcccaggggtggaggggggcaggcagCAGGGACTGGGCTCAGGGGCGGGGCTTGCCGCACAGGGGGTCACGGAGAGCTAGTGTGGGAGGAGCATGCCTGTGGGCCTGCCTGGACGTGGGGCTCGGTCCATGGCATGCCTGAGCCGACTCTGATTTTCCATGGCTGCTCTTAGTTTTTCGTTTCGACTTAAGCCGCATTTGTGGAGGGCGCCCGGTGTGCCAGGCACCTTGCCAGCACCCTGCTGGACACCCTGCGGCTCTgccggggggcaggggtggggggcaccgcTCCCGTCCCCCCTCACCGGCGAGGCAGTGCAGACCCAGGCCCCGCTGGACCGGCCCCGCGATTAGACCACGGGGCTCCCAAGTGTTCCCATGGCCGCCCCGCCTGCCCTAGCCGCGTGCCTCCTGCCTGGGGACCCCATGGGGCTCACCCTCCACCTTCTCCACACAGACACCCCAACCCACCTTAGCatagtggggagagaggaaggggcttcCCATCACCTACTTGTGGGCCACatgcccctccacccccgccaTTGGGGCCCAGCCAGGTCCCAGGCAGGAGAAAGAGGGGGTCCCTCCAGGACCTCTGCCAAGAGAAACATGGACGGCCAGGCAAGGACACCCTGGGCTGCGGAGACACCTCATTGGGTTTTCAAGGAGACAGAGAGGCTTGCGTCCGCCCGGTGCTGCAGAGACAGTGATGGGGCCTTCCTGAAGGGCAGGATGGTCATATGCCCGAAAGCCTTTAAAATATGCGTGCATGAGCACGTGTCCCTTCCGCACAATAATTCACCCATGAGAAGTGCACCCTAGGGAAACGTGTGGACAGGTGAGCAAAGATGTGGGCACAAGGATGTTCGtagtaacactttttaaaatggcaagaaattagggatgcctgagtggcttggtgggttaagcgtccaactcttgattttggctcaggtcatgatctcagggcggtgagattgagccccgcgtcagcctcgacactgggcgtggagcctgcttgaggttctctctctccacccctcccccgttCCCATGTGTGCACAagcatgctctttctccctctctcgtaaataagtaaagtaaaaacattttaaaataataattaaaaataaaataaaataggggcacctaggtggctcagtcgttaagcatcccacttcggatCAGGTTTGAGTTCggggttcatgtgttcaagccccacatcggctctgtgctgacaactcagagcctggagcctgcctcggattctgtgtctccctctctctctctctgccccacccctgctcactctctctctctctctccctctctctcaaaatctaaataaacatcaaaaaaataaaaattaaattaaaaagcaagaaattaaaaaacacccCCAGTAGCCAAAAATAGAGAACAGtctaaataaatcataatatacTCCCCgactttttttgtagttttttttaatgtttatttctgagagagatgaATGGACAGAACATTGCCGTGTTTtatgctaacagcagagagcctgcttcagatcctctgtctctctgcccctccacctcctctctctttctctctctctctctcaaaaatgaataaacagtgaaaaataaaacaaaatctttaaaagaataaacaatataacaaaagaaagaaaaatctggatCTCAATGCATCAGAATATTAACTAACGAGATTATTTATGAGCAACACCACCAATAgtcttcatgttttccttttagcattttttaattttttttctaaaattgacATTCAATGAAGgtgattttttttgaagtaggcttcacgcccagcacagagtctcacatggggcttgaactctccaccctcagatcaagacctgagctgagatcaagagtcagccgctccACTGACTCAGCGACCCAGGCGGCCCTAAGGTGAATTTTTCTTGATCATTTACACAGATTATATTAGTGTGACTAGACATGAAACGTGCATGAAAGACAACGCAAGAATTGGAAACACTGGCGCCTCTGGTGAttcgggggggaggggcacagggaaggaCATTTTTTCACTGTGTATTCTATTGCATCCTTTGAATTGTGAATCAtgtgtttatatcttttttccaAGTGTAAaccaaatttaaattttgaaacaacAAAGAAGGCTACGGAGCACCTCTGCCTTTCACAGACCCCATTTTTGTGCAGCAGTGAATGTGGGAGGGGGCTCTTTATACCAGACTTGCAAACCCAAGGGGGGTAGATGAGGGACAGAGCCCGTGTGAGCCCTGGGGAGCAGTGGGGACCAGAAAGCACACCCCTTCTCTATGGGAGCAACGTGACTGCACCTGCTGATCAGACAATGCAGGAAAACCTCCCGCGAGGTGCGGGCCCTTCCAATTTATCAATAAAAGTCAAACATCCAGACTTTCACATGcatcttctcattttattgtttttaaggttcttttttattgtttacttattttgagagagagcacacgcgcGTGCGCAAATGCATggggagtggggttggggggcaggaggagaggcagagagatagaatcccaagcgggctccacgctgccagcacagagcctgatgcggggctcgatcccaccaaccctgagatcaccacctgagttgaaaccaagagtcggatgcttaaccgacagagccacccaggtgcccctgcatttcctcattttaaaacatgtgctaaccccccccaaaaaaaatctcTAGGCATAGTTTGCAATCCCTACTCTGTTACTGTGGAATATTCTCGTTGAGAGCCCCCAGGGAGCTTTAGGGAGGGGCAGCTTGTGCAGAGTCAAGCAGTACTTGCACAGGGCACTGATGAAACATTCGAACCCTGACTTCAGTTTCGGCAGTAGTTCACTCGTAGGGGCCAAGGGGGCTCAATcgtttgagtgtccgactttgggctcaggtcacaatctcactgctcgtaggttcgagccctgtgttgggctctgtgctgacagcctggagcctggagcctgcttctgattctgtgtctccctctctctctctctacccctcagtGCACGCatacactctctctatctctcaagtataaataaaacaaaaaaaatattttaaacatactttGTTAATAGTCACGTGAAGGGAAATGAATGTTTGTGGGGTTGCCCGGGCGCTCAGGGATATCAGGACATTTATAGAGCCAGGAGCCGAGGACTGCTCTAGAGgccactttaaaataaattttttggggggcgcctgggtggctcagtcggttgggcctccgactttggctcaggtcagatctcaggttagtgggtttgagccccacgtcaggctctgtgctgacagctcagagcctggagcctgcttctgattctgtgtctcctctctctgcccctcccccgtctcatgctctgtctctgtatctgatctcaggttgtgggttcgagtcctatgttgggtgtagagattacttaagaaataaggggcgcctgggtggctcagtcggctaagcctccgacttcagctcaggtcagatctcacgtttgtgggttcgagccccgcgtccagctctgtgctgacagctagctcagagcctggagcctgcttccggttctgtgtctcctcctctctctgcccctccccctctcatgctctgtctctccctgtatcaaaaaataaaataaaacattaaaaaaaattaaaggttaaagaaataaataaacaaaatcttttatttttttaagagtggaATAGAANNNNNNNNNNNNNNNNNNNNNNNNNNNNNNNNNNNNNNNNNNNNNNNNNNNNNNNNNNNNNNNNNNNNNNNNNNNNNNNNNNNNNNNNNNNNNNNNNNNNCGTGTCCCACTGCTGGGACTACAGGCCAGTACAATATTCATGAAGGGTTATTtgaaagtatatttcaaaatgtatatcaaaatatGGAGACAGAAGGGACTTAGATAAGGGTCTGCCTTGGGCTGGAGGGTTGAGGGGAAATGGGGTGTGACTGCCAATGGGTAGAGTTTCCTATGGAGGTGaagtgttctaaaattagacTCCTGTCACGGCTTCACAAGTCTGAGTGTGCTAAAAGTCACTGAGTCGTGCTCTTAAATGGGTGAATAATACGTGGTATGAATTCTATCTccataaagcaatttttaaataaacagatttgTGTACAAACATGTTTGTCTCTACATCATTTGTGATAGATACAAAGtttttgggtggttcagtctgtcgagcttctaacttctgctcaggtcacaatcctcagggttcgtgggttcaagccccatgtaaggctctgtcaGAGTGAagtccgctttggatcctctgtcccctttctctctccacccctcccccccaccttgtactctctctctctctctctccctctcaaaaataaaccactggggcacctgggtggctcaggcggttaagcgtctgacttcagctcaggtcatgatctcatggttcgtgggttcaagccccgcatcaggttctgtgctgacagctcagaacctggaaactgttttggattctgtgtctccctctctctctccccctcccccactcgtgctctgtctctctctgtctcaaaaacaaataaactatacaaaaaattaaaataataaatcaatcataaatcatttttaaaaaaagctttcaacAATGGAAACATGCCATTGGGGTAAAATTACAGCCCACATTTACAATGGAACTCTCGGGGTCGAAGGAATTCTGGAATCAGACCCCCGGCATCAAATGCACATCTAGttgagtgaccttgagcaaggtgCTGACCTTCATGAGGCTCACTTTTGTCATCTCTTAAACGAAGGTGATGCTTCTCTCGTAGACTAGTCGTGAGGCGTCTAGGAGATGATCCATGAAGAGTGCTCAGGACCATCCCTCCAGTGAACGCTCAGTAGATCTCAGTAAATAGTTAATGACTGAATGACCACAATGTCACATCTGTTCCTTTGCGAGTCTTAACAGTCACATAAGTGTGTCAGGTCCTGGGGACCTTCTCCTgagcccttccctcctctctcagaCCTACAGCATGGGACACAGCTGAATGTCCCCACACCACCCAACTGCCCTTGATCTACACTCACGGGGacccccctgccccaggacccctGGCTTTGCCCTGACTTCAGCACCTCCAGGTTCCTATCTTCCGGGTACCTCCCCCTGTAAGAGGCAAACCTCAGAATGGGAAGGGAAGGTCCACCATGAGTCAACCTCACAGGAGTCACGTGATATGGGAAGAGACAGCCTGGAGGCATCTAGAATGGTAATGCCAGGCAACCCTGGGGTAGGGCTCTCTGGACTCTGCAGACAAACAGCCATGACCTGGGGTGCCCACGATGCCAGGCCCACAACCACATAGCAGGAATCACACAGCGGGGAGTCTCACGCGCGCTGGAGACAGGTGCCACACTGATGGCTTTGAGGGCCATGCATATGGGCTgctcgcctccctccctccctgacagCCACCAAGCTGGGTCCAACTGCCCCACCCTTTCTCCTGCCCTCCACCCAGTGAGCTACCAGAAGGGAGTCCATGATCCAGATCTAGGGCAAGCAGCACCCTGCACCCCTGGCCACAGTGGCTGGTCCATGGTGGACACGTGACCTTGAGTGGATCCTATCAGAGTTCATCTTGGGATTTCCACAGGGAAAGCTGAAACCCTCTCTTGATCACCGTATTTCAGCCTGCGGCACCCATTCTGGGGCCAAAAGGAAAATGCTCTGGACTGCGACaccaagaaaacagaataaaaagttcCGACCAGGAAACTAGGTCCTGGTCTGTGTTTGTGCCCAGATCAGACCTTGCCTGAAGCTACCGCTGCACCATGTAGTTGTAAGAGCCTAAAAATCCCACTTTTCTCAAGTTTACATGTAAGCTGGACTTTCTATGACCACAACCAAGAGATTCCCCAGGTGATACACGGCAGAGCTGTCCAAACACACAGCCAAGAGAATGGTTTGGCCCTCCTGCTGCTCGGTTCAAAAGtcaaaaccaggggcgcctgggtggctcagtgggctaagtgtccgactttggctcaggtcatgatctcgtggtctgtgggttcgagcccaacatcaggttctgtgctggcagctcagtgcctggagcctgcttcagattctgtgtctccctctctctctgcctcttccccacttgtgttctgtctctctctgtgtcaaaaataaacaaaccaaaaaagaaaaaaacaacataaaagtcAAGGACAAAGGGGTAGGGACAAAGGGTCtgccctgtccctcctctctgaGACCCCAGGCCCCTCTGGCTGGAAATCCGtttgccccaccccctccacgcACACACAGACCTCCCGCACACAGCACTGGAtgggcttttattttaaagtcaaaggCACAGCCTGGATGGGCTGAGGCAGTGACTGCCAATGCCCAGCACAGACCCTCAAGGCCCTGCCCTCAGCCAGGGGCAGCTGTGCCAAGGGGGGTTGGGGGACAGGTGGTGAGAAGGGGGCTCCCCTCTTAGGGGTGGCCTTCCTCCTAACTAGCCCCGATTGGGGAGAAGCAGGTGACATAAAGTGAGGCAGAAATGCTTCAGGAGTCCCCCAGGGCCTCTCCTTGAACTCCCCTCCCCAACACAGGTCTTTGGTGGACAAGATTGCACAGACAGTCCTTAAAGTGACAGCGAGAGGGGCGCCGCCTCCCAAGAGCAGGGTctcaggggagggcaggggagaggtcCCAGTTTCTCCCTGCAGCAACTCAGTGCTAGAAATGGGGGAGGAGCCCTTCCCTGGCGGAGCAGCCCCCCTGGGGGAGCAGAGCCTTCTGCCAGATGAGGGGCTGTCGTGGcagaggcccctccctccctgcatcTCGAACTCTATCCGGTAAGACATAAAAAATTCTCTGCTTATAAAAATACTTCTGCTCTGTctgggagtggggtggagggaaggggaggggagggcgctcCCTGGGGATGGGGCGGAGCCGATACCAGAGGCTCCCTGGTCACAGCAGCCCCTGTGCGGGGAGGGAGATTATGGTAGTGGGGGctaggaagggggcagggggccgTTGGCTCGTCTGGGGGCTCCTTTGGCGGCAGGGGCCCTGCCCGGGACGGAGGGCGCGGGGGACACGCGGCGGGAGGTGGCGGCGCTGCGCAGCTTCTGTTTCCGCCGCTTGGCCAGAGGCGCGTTCTCCACGCTCTTCAGGAAGAAGCCCTCGCGTTTGCCGCGGTTGAAGGCCTGGCGGAAAGGCGGGGAATGAGTCCCCCCCCACCACCTGCCAGGCCCCCCGAGTTCCAGATCCTAGCGCCAGCCCCCAACCCAAACCTTCGGTCGCATCCCACTAAATCAAGGCCAACACATGGTTGGCCCGCAGCCTCCCCCAAAGGTCATGGCGTCGACCACCAGAGGTCGGTGCGAAGTTTGCCTGGCCTTTCGGTTCGGAGGGCGTCACCTCTTGGcggccccgcccacccccacaggcccctgcccctcaccatgaAGGTGGCAGTGAGCCCGGAGCGCACAGCGGGACCCGAGGATTCCAGCACGTCTGGCGTCCGGAGCGGGGGTGAGGAGCGCGCGCTGCCGTCTTGCAGCCATGAGCTGCCCCGCAGCCCCTCGAGCTTCAGCCGCTTGGCGGGGTCCACCGTCAGGAGCCCTAGAGGCAGGACAGGGAAGTGTTGAGGCTGGGCCGTGTGCGGAGGCTGCACCCCAAAGGCATCCCAAGAGCCCCACTCTCCTCCGGATCGGTCCTCCAGACCGAACACTTAATCCATCACGACCCCGTGACCGTCCCCTCCCCAGCCATGAtctgtttcccttcccctccccccaccggcTCCCCACCTCGAACCAGCTCCTTGGCTTCCTCAGACACGCCCTGCCAGGCCTCCCCGTCCAGGGAAAAGCGCCCCTCGCGGATCTTGCACATGATCTCTGCCGCCTGGCTCTGCCCGCCCTGGCCTGAAGCCCCCTGGAAGGGGACCTGCCCCGACAGCATCATGTACTGGGGAGGCGGAGGGAAAAGTGAGACGGGTCCGCGAGGCCCACTCAGTCCACCCACGCACAGGACCATCCACCCTCTCCATGAGGGTAACTCCGGAGGCCCGTGCGGGATGATGAACCCTGACCTCCAACCCCTATCGGACGCCCTGACCCCAGCACCAGAGCGACCCGGCCTCTGCATTAGGGTGACCACTAAAACCCAGCCTCAGAGCAAACCCCGCCGCCCCCACCAAGACGACTTCCCGCTCTCCGCCTCAGGGGCCCTCATCAAGAAGCTCTCGGACCCCAGGatcagggggctcctggggaccTCGTCTCATACCAGAATGACGCCGAGGCTCCAGAGGTCGCAGGACTCATCGTAACCCTGCTGTGCCAACAGCTCGGGGGCTGCGTACTGCAGCGTGAAGCAGGGCGTCTGCATGGGCCCCGCGGGGCTCTGCGGCCGCAGCCGCGCGAACCCGAAGTCGATGATCTTCACCGGGGCTCCGGGCGTGTCGTCGGCATACAGGATGTTCTGCGAGGGCGGCGGGGCGGCCGTCAGAGACAAGCCCTCCGCGCCTCAGCCCTCCCCGGCTACCCAAGCCCCACCCCGCGCCCACCTCCGGCTTGAGGTCACGGTGCACCACGCCCGCCTCCTCGTGCATGAAGCTCACGGCCGACACGAGGCTGCGCAGGATCTGGCTCGCTTCCGACTCGCTGAAGTGCCTCTTCTTGCGGATGTGCTCCAGCAGCTCCCCGCCCCGCAGCAGCTCCAGGACCAGGTACGTGTGCAGCTGCGGGCGGAGCGGCGGGCCTAAGTCACCACCTGGGTCCTGTTCGAGACCTCCGAccggccaggccccgcccctagCCTCAGGCTCCGCCCCCATTCGAGCTCGGAACTCCCACCACCCCAAAAACCACCTTTAGGCCCCGCGTCGGGATCTACAGCCACAGCCTCTCGGGCCTCCGCCCCTTTGCCACATTAAATCCTAGCCCCCTCCACGTCCGCCTCAAGTTCAGTTCCCTTGACCGTCCTCAGTTCCGCCTTCCGATCCTCCGGCCCTACTACCCTAAGACACCACATCCCAGACCCTCAGGCCTCCCCCACAACCCCCGCACCCAGTCCTCAGgctcctcctcctgccttcctccccgcccgccccacccccacgtcTCCCTCCCTCCAAGGCAGTCTCCTGAGTCCCTGCGTTGCGCCCCAGCCCAAGAAAGCGTCACCTGGTCGTGATGCACGTCATGCAATTTCACCACATTGGGGTGCGACTGGCAAAGCCTTAGGGCCGCCACCTCTCTCTGAGTGTTCGCCTCCAGCCTGTGGGCGAGGCGGGCGGGGTCAGTGGGGCCGCCCCCGGGCCCGCCCCCCGGACTCGTCTTTgcaggccccgcccaccccgGGCCCGCCCACCTGCGGCTGAGGATCTTGACCGCGTACTCCTGGCCGCTCTGGCGCTGGCGGCAGCGGCGGCACACGGAGAAGCTGCCCTGGCCCAAGGCGGGCTCCCGCAGGTCCAGCTCGTACTGCTGGAAGAAGGGCGAGTCCTAGCGGCAGAGGGGGCGCGTCAGAGGTCGTAGCGGGGGGCCCTGCGGCCGTGTCACACTCCACCCCGGAGAGGCTCCAAGCCTCACGGAGGGCATACTGCGGGCACCTGAGGAAGCCAGGTCTGGAATCCCCGAGCCCAGACTCCCCGGAATTAACTTCCCGCCCTGGCCCAACGCACCTGCATCATGGCGCTCCTGGCCACCGCTGCCGGGCCGGGCCGGTCTCCGGCGCCAGATACTTCCAGCACATCGGTCATCACCGCATTGTTCCGGTCAAACAGGATGGAGGGGGCCACGAAGGAGTATCCCTGCGGGGTTGGGGCGTTTGTCAGGGGCCGATGGGCATAGAGGCTGGAGGTGCATATGGAGTCCCAGAAGGGCCAAGACTGGGTGAGGGGCcgggcaggcagagggaagacCCTGGACTCTAGTGGGCAGTAGAGGGCATTGCCTTGGCATCCCTGGTGCCCCCAGGATTGTGTGCACATGTTATTCCAGCTTGTTCTATAATCACATGAGTCCGTCTCCCCCGCTCGAATCTGGGACTCCCCGCTTCTCATCACACACCAAGTGCCAAGTGCCAAGGCCATCATCTGGCAATGTAGTGACCCAGAAAATGAGGGACCCAATGCATAAAAGGGCCACGGCCTGGCATCACACACACTTAGCTTATGAGGATTCAAATCTACCCACTGAATACAAAAAAGTCTTTATTCCTTCACCTCAACCCAAACATTGGCCTCTCCTGCaaggggaggggcccctggggaaaTACAAAGAGGCAATTCAGGGGATTCTTAAGGGTCATTTTAATGATGTATTGTTTTCTCCTAAACACACAGCCCCACTGTGCACGAGAACACAGGCTCTCCGCTTTTCAGTTAGGTTCACTAATCAGCCCCCGGGTgcccagagcagtgcctggcacattataGGCGCTCAATCCCTATTTTTGAATCATGAAATGGGTGAATGAAAGTAACCACTGATCACAAGAGAGAACTTTCTCATGAGAACTATGAGAcaacatgggggcgcctgggcagcagagtcgtttgagcatctgactttggctcaggtcatgatctcatggttcaatggttcgagccccgcaccaggctctgtgctgacagctcagagcctggagcctgcttcggattcggtgtctccctctctctctgcccctcctccactagcactTGCtggtgctcactcgctctctctcgctctctcgctctctcaaaaataaacatttttacaaattacaaaaaacaGAAGAACTGTGAGACAACAGATGGATGGTTCCAGCAAAGCCATCACTTGGGAGAGGCTCACAGAGGGGACCACATCTACAGTTTGTGTTGGCCTGttgatatttcatatttatggACCATGTCCTACAGGCCAGGCCCCCACACTGGGCAAGGGGACACAGAAATTAAACACAGTCCCTGCCTTCTGGGAGCTTCCAGACCAGGGGAGGCAGTCTCAGTAAGGCAGTTAGGATACCACCTGACACACTGCCCAGAGGAGGTGCGTCGGCAGAGAACCGATGCGCCAGGAAAGGGCAGCTCAGGACTAGAGGAGTGGGGAAGAATTCATACAGGAGCAGCACCGCTTGGAAGATGAGCGGGAGGCTGGCCAGGCGGGCGACTGTGGGGAAGGTACTCCAGGCGGAGGGAattgcatgtgcaaaggcacagaggtgtGTTCTGGACCCTCTGAGAAGTGCATAGGTGCTAGAGCACCAAGTGGGACCACAGTGAGGACTGAGGCTAAGGCGCTGAGCAAAAATCACATTGTGAGGGCCTTGAATGCCGAGCAAAGGAGTTTGGACTTGTCCAACAAGCCTCAGATTCTAAAATTGAGCGGAGGCGGCCTGTGCTTCCACAAATGTGATACAGTTTGCCAAGGGAACAGGCAAAGCCACGATATAAACACGACATCTCTTTCTAGTTGTCTACTTAAGCAACTGAATCGTGAAAGCAACAGTTTCAGATAACAATAAAGAGATCTATGGAGAAGGGACATTAACATGAAATTTAAAGCTAAACCATGAGATTCAA is part of the Suricata suricatta isolate VVHF042 chromosome 11, meerkat_22Aug2017_6uvM2_HiC, whole genome shotgun sequence genome and encodes:
- the RPS6KA4 gene encoding ribosomal protein S6 kinase alpha-4 isoform X2, translated to MKVLRKAALVQRAKTQEHTRTERSVLELVRQAPFLVTLHYAFQTDAKLHLILDYVNGGEMFTHLYQRQHFKEAEVRVYGGEIVLALEHLHKLGIIYRDLKLENVLLDSEGHIVLTDFGLSKEFLTEEKERTFSFCGTIEYMAPEIIRSKSGHGKAVDWWSLGILLFELLTGASPFTLEGERNTQAEVSRRILKCSPPFPPRIGPVAQDLLQRLLCKDPKKRLGAGPQGAQEVKNHPFFQGLDWAALAARKIPAPFRPQIRSELDVGNFAEEFTRLEPVYSPPGSPPPGDPRIFQGYSFVAPSILFDRNNAVMTDVLEVSGAGDRPGPAAVARSAMMQDSPFFQQYELDLREPALGQGSFSVCRRCRQRQSGQEYAVKILSRRLEANTQREVAALRLCQSHPNVVKLHDVHHDQLHTYLVLELLRGGELLEHIRKKRHFSESEASQILRSLVSAVSFMHEEAGVVHRDLKPENILYADDTPGAPVKIIDFGFARLRPQSPAGPMQTPCFTLQYAAPELLAQQGYDESCDLWSLGVILYMMLSGQVPFQGASGQGGQSQAAEIMCKIREGRFSLDGEAWQGVSEEAKELVRGLLTVDPAKRLKLEGLRGSSWLQDGSARSSPPLRTPDVLESSGPAVRSGLTATFMAFNRGKREGFFLKSVENAPLAKRRKQKLRSAATSRRVSPAPSVPGRAPAAKGAPRRANGPLPPS
- the RPS6KA4 gene encoding ribosomal protein S6 kinase alpha-4 isoform X1; amino-acid sequence: MGDEDEDEGCAVELRITEANLTGHEEKVSVENFELLKVLGTGAYGKVFLVRKAVGHDAGKLYAMKVLRKAALVQRAKTQEHTRTERSVLELVRQAPFLVTLHYAFQTDAKLHLILDYVNGGEMFTHLYQRQHFKEAEVRVYGGEIVLALEHLHKLGIIYRDLKLENVLLDSEGHIVLTDFGLSKEFLTEEKERTFSFCGTIEYMAPEIIRSKSGHGKAVDWWSLGILLFELLTGASPFTLEGERNTQAEVSRRILKCSPPFPPRIGPVAQDLLQRLLCKDPKKRLGAGPQGAQEVKNHPFFQGLDWAALAARKIPAPFRPQIRSELDVGNFAEEFTRLEPVYSPPGSPPPGDPRIFQGYSFVAPSILFDRNNAVMTDVLEVSGAGDRPGPAAVARSAMMQDSPFFQQYELDLREPALGQGSFSVCRRCRQRQSGQEYAVKILSRRLEANTQREVAALRLCQSHPNVVKLHDVHHDQLHTYLVLELLRGGELLEHIRKKRHFSESEASQILRSLVSAVSFMHEEAGVVHRDLKPENILYADDTPGAPVKIIDFGFARLRPQSPAGPMQTPCFTLQYAAPELLAQQGYDESCDLWSLGVILYMMLSGQVPFQGASGQGGQSQAAEIMCKIREGRFSLDGEAWQGVSEEAKELVRGLLTVDPAKRLKLEGLRGSSWLQDGSARSSPPLRTPDVLESSGPAVRSGLTATFMAFNRGKREGFFLKSVENAPLAKRRKQKLRSAATSRRVSPAPSVPGRAPAAKGAPRRANGPLPPS